The segment TAACATAGGAGCTTCTGTATCTCCTCCACTGTAGGTAACATCTAAATCATCTGCGAAATTTCCACAGTCATCAGATATTGTGTATTTGTAAGTAACTGTCCAAGAACAGTCGCTACCTTCTGGAGATCCAGATTTAGTAACATTTACTTCACCACAGTTATCTGAGTACAATGCAGTAATATCTGCAATACTTGGTCCTTCAGGAATATCGTCATAGCATAAAACTAATAGACTACCACCGGTTGGTACCTCAGCATCACCATTAAGTTCTGGTGCTGTACCATCAGCTCCGAAGTATTCAATTTTGAATTGCTCTTCGAACGCTCCACACTTAACATCGTAAGTGATTTCTTTGGTCCAGCCACAATCATTGCCCTCTTCAGTGACAGTAATTGTTACTTCTGGTGTAACTCCGGCACATTCTTCTTGGCCTGAGTACAAATTTTGCACTTCCGCGACAGTAAATCCATCAGGTGCGTCACTTAGACAGCCACTAATTTCCGTACTTCTCGCGAAGCTTTGTTGTGCGAACAACGAACTTGTACTAAACGTCAAAAGCATGAGTAAGACTAACGTCTTCATGCTTCTACTTTGTTTAGTCATAAGATCAATGCTACAACACGATAAATTCGTGATAGATTGCCAGATTTTGGCGCGTCTACCACTTCGAGTAAAATTGCTCATAAACATAACATTTGGTTTTAAATTAAATTATTTAAACATTTATATAGACAATACAAGGATTGTCGGCAAAAGCACAAATACGATATTTGTGCATAAGCTTAAAATTAAATATGACGCACTGCATAAACAGTAAATCATGTTAGGACGCGAGCGCCCTAAATTCATTAAATGTGCTAATAATCAATTGTTATGCTATTAAACAATTTTAGGTAAGAATAGTAAATTGTGTTGCTATTATTCAATTTACTACCAGTCAGAAAATGAGTAAACTCACCTCATCCTAGTTTCAAAAATATATTATAATGTAGTGACTGCCAAATATATTTATTCATTTTTTTGAAATTAAACAGTTGAACATTTTTTTCTGCATTTAGTCGAAGAGCAAGTCATTTTCGATGCAAAAATCATCGATAAAATGTAATGTATCTTGTATCAAATTATAAAATACTTGATCTTCTTCAACAAACGCAACTTTAATTCTATAACTCCTTAAGAACGTTTCAATTATAGGTGACGATTTAAAAGGTCTTCTAAAATAGATGGCTTGTGATGCATTAAGTAATTCAATAGCCAAGATCCGCTCGATATTTACAACTAAACTATAACACTGTGTTGCTGCATTTGCTCCCATACTTACATGATCTTCTTGACCATTACTCGAGACTATACTATCAACGCTTGCAGGTGTTGCTAACTGCTTATTAGCACTCACAATACTTGCTGCTGTATATTGAGGAATCATAAAACCAGAATTTAACCCAGGATTATCTACCAAGAACGTCGGCAATCCTCTTAGACCAGATACCAATTGATAAATCCTTCTTTCAGAAATATTACCCAATTCTGACATCGCAATCTTTAAATAGTCCAAAGCCAATGCTAAAGGTTGACCATGAAAATTTCCTCCTGATATAATTTGATCTTCTTCAACGAATATGTTTGGATTATCGGTTACGGCATTAATTTCTGTTTTAAAAACGTTTCGAACATAATCTAAAGTGTCCTTAGTTGCACCATGCACTTGAGGCATACATCTAAATGAATACGGATCCTGAACATGGTCCTTATGTTTCGAAATCAATTCACTCCCTTCTAAGAACGCTCTTACGCGTTCGGCTGTTTTAATCTGTCCTTTGTGTGGCCTTACGTAATGTACTAGGGCATTAAATGGTTCTATTCTACCATCAAATGCATCCAATGAAATACTTCCAATAAAATCGGCAAAGTAAGATAGTTTATATGATTTCATAAGAAGATGAATTCCATATGCACTCATAAATTGTGTGCCATTTAGCAAAGCTAAACCTTCCTTAGATTGCA is part of the Formosa sp. Hel1_31_208 genome and harbors:
- the hutH gene encoding histidine ammonia-lyase is translated as MDTIHYISSEILELSTINDIIIQNKKIVLSKEAIHKIETCRTYLDDKIKNQDQPIYGINTGFGSLCDVKISNENLTQLQENLVMSHACGIGEQVPKAIVKLMLFLKVQSLSYGHSGAQLQTVQRLIDFYNHDVLPVIYTQGSLGASGDLAPLAHLALPLIAKGEVMYKGKQEDAQNVLSEFGWEPIQLQSKEGLALLNGTQFMSAYGIHLLMKSYKLSYFADFIGSISLDAFDGRIEPFNALVHYVRPHKGQIKTAERVRAFLEGSELISKHKDHVQDPYSFRCMPQVHGATKDTLDYVRNVFKTEINAVTDNPNIFVEEDQIISGGNFHGQPLALALDYLKIAMSELGNISERRIYQLVSGLRGLPTFLVDNPGLNSGFMIPQYTAASIVSANKQLATPASVDSIVSSNGQEDHVSMGANAATQCYSLVVNIERILAIELLNASQAIYFRRPFKSSPIIETFLRSYRIKVAFVEEDQVFYNLIQDTLHFIDDFCIENDLLFD